In Hwangdonia lutea, a single window of DNA contains:
- a CDS encoding SusC/RagA family TonB-linked outer membrane protein — MKKLFTCLLIFGLSINIIQAQEKTITGTVIDDAGIPLPGATIQIKGESKGTTTDFDGNYSIQANVGNILVFSYVGYANQEIEIKNQTTINVTLNPDNKLDEIVVMSFGTQKKRNVISSVATVKPTELKIASSNLTTALAGKVPGLISYQRGGEPGRDNAEFFVRGVTTFGYASSPLILIDGVELTVSDLRRLHPDDIAEFSIMKDASATALYGARGANGVIFVTTKEGVEGPVRVAVRMETSTSQPTRDIELADPITYMRMGNEAVRTRDPLGLLPYSLEKIENTVAGTNPILYPTTDWYAELFKDRAASQRLNFSLNGGGKTARYYVSVAGSQDNGILEVPKVSNFNSNIKFKQYNLRSSTNINLTETSKLKLSFNVNFEDYTGPMDGGSAVYNQVMRTNPVLFKPFYEKDAANEFTNHILFGNFGNGDYLNPYAQMVRGYQEGDNTKVIAQLEFNQDFDFITEGLDFKLVFNGTQNSSYQALRSYRPYYYQPRLNPITGEVVLTPLNEEEGTETLSFTQRNRFISSSTYIESNVSYNKEIDEDNELSGLLVFTMNNRLSTLGDGDLGASEAQQLQKSLAYRNMGLSGRFTYARKQKYFAEFSFGYNGSERFAKNERWGFFPSLALGWMTSDEKFFEPVKNVITKLKVKGSYGLVGNDQIGGPNDRFFYLSQVNLSSGQHGYVFGENFGNYNSGVSIERYANDLITWETGKKMNIGVEMELFDKVDLEVDFFREDRENILANRVLPSSLGLQAGVRANIGEARSQGIDGTIVYSDDFANGDGWLQFRGNFTYAKNKITKMEEPDYSATPWLSRIGKPINQVWGYVAERLFVDQAEVNNSPEQTFGEYSGGDIKYRDINGDGKISALDRVPIGNPTVPEMTYGLGLSAGYKNFDVSCFFQGSGNSSFWVNPYNTAPFVGERQLLKAWADDYWSETNRNIYAKWPRLSDTYVQNNNQTNTWFMQDGAFLRLKQAEIGYSLSDKLITKLKMEKVRFYVSGTNLLVLSKFKLWDPELAGNGLNYPNQRVFNLGVNLSF, encoded by the coding sequence ATGAAAAAATTATTTACTTGTTTATTGATTTTTGGGCTCAGTATTAATATAATACAGGCGCAAGAAAAAACGATTACAGGAACTGTAATTGATGATGCTGGTATACCTCTTCCAGGGGCAACCATACAGATTAAAGGAGAATCTAAAGGAACCACCACCGATTTTGATGGAAATTATTCTATTCAAGCCAATGTTGGTAATATTTTAGTGTTTTCTTACGTCGGTTATGCAAATCAAGAAATCGAAATTAAAAACCAAACCACAATAAACGTTACCCTAAACCCGGATAATAAGCTGGACGAGATTGTGGTAATGAGTTTTGGTACGCAAAAAAAGAGAAACGTTATTTCATCGGTTGCTACTGTAAAACCTACAGAATTAAAAATAGCATCCAGTAACTTAACAACGGCTTTAGCGGGTAAAGTACCTGGTTTAATTTCGTATCAACGTGGTGGAGAACCTGGTAGGGACAACGCCGAATTCTTTGTAAGAGGTGTTACTACTTTTGGTTACGCTTCCAGCCCATTAATTTTAATTGATGGTGTTGAGTTAACTGTAAGTGATCTAAGAAGGTTGCATCCCGATGATATCGCCGAATTCTCAATTATGAAAGATGCGTCAGCCACAGCACTGTACGGAGCTCGTGGTGCTAATGGTGTTATTTTTGTAACCACTAAAGAAGGGGTTGAAGGCCCAGTAAGGGTTGCGGTAAGAATGGAAACCTCTACTTCCCAACCAACTCGAGATATCGAACTGGCAGACCCGATTACCTATATGAGAATGGGTAACGAAGCGGTTAGAACTAGAGATCCATTAGGCTTGTTGCCATATTCGTTGGAAAAAATTGAAAATACGGTGGCTGGAACAAACCCAATTTTATATCCAACCACAGATTGGTATGCAGAGCTTTTTAAAGATCGAGCAGCCAGTCAACGTTTAAATTTTAGTTTAAATGGTGGTGGTAAAACGGCACGTTACTATGTGTCTGTTGCAGGGAGCCAGGACAATGGTATATTAGAAGTACCAAAAGTGAGTAACTTTAACTCCAACATTAAATTTAAGCAATACAATTTACGTTCTAGTACAAACATAAACTTAACAGAAACCTCTAAATTAAAGTTGAGCTTTAATGTTAACTTTGAGGATTACACCGGACCTATGGATGGTGGTTCAGCGGTTTACAATCAAGTGATGCGAACAAACCCAGTGTTGTTTAAACCCTTTTACGAGAAAGATGCGGCCAACGAATTTACCAATCACATTTTATTTGGAAACTTTGGAAACGGAGACTACTTAAATCCTTATGCACAAATGGTAAGAGGTTATCAAGAAGGCGACAACACCAAGGTTATTGCACAGCTGGAATTTAACCAGGATTTTGATTTTATAACTGAAGGCTTAGATTTTAAATTGGTTTTTAACGGTACGCAAAACTCGAGCTATCAAGCTTTAAGATCGTACCGCCCATACTATTATCAACCCCGATTAAATCCAATTACAGGCGAGGTTGTTTTAACCCCCTTAAATGAGGAAGAGGGTACCGAAACTTTAAGCTTTACGCAAAGAAACAGGTTTATATCATCATCAACTTATATTGAGTCTAACGTGTCTTACAATAAAGAGATTGATGAAGATAATGAACTAAGTGGCCTATTGGTATTTACTATGAATAATAGATTATCAACACTAGGTGATGGCGATTTAGGAGCTTCTGAAGCACAACAGCTACAAAAATCTTTGGCTTATAGAAATATGGGGCTTTCAGGTCGTTTTACTTACGCCAGAAAACAAAAATATTTTGCCGAATTTAGTTTTGGTTACAATGGTTCAGAGAGATTTGCCAAAAACGAGCGTTGGGGATTCTTCCCTTCATTGGCTTTAGGTTGGATGACATCCGACGAGAAATTCTTCGAGCCTGTTAAAAATGTAATAACCAAATTAAAGGTTAAAGGTTCTTATGGATTGGTTGGTAACGACCAAATTGGTGGGCCAAACGATAGGTTCTTTTACCTATCTCAGGTTAACTTAAGCTCAGGTCAACATGGTTATGTGTTTGGAGAAAACTTTGGAAACTACAATTCTGGGGTAAGTATCGAGCGCTATGCCAACGACCTTATTACATGGGAAACGGGTAAAAAAATGAATATTGGTGTAGAAATGGAATTGTTCGATAAAGTAGATCTTGAAGTCGATTTCTTTAGAGAAGACAGAGAAAATATTTTGGCTAACAGAGTATTGCCATCGAGCTTAGGGTTGCAAGCCGGAGTAAGAGCTAATATAGGTGAAGCTAGAAGTCAAGGTATAGATGGAACCATAGTATATTCTGATGATTTTGCTAATGGCGATGGTTGGTTACAGTTTAGAGGTAATTTTACCTATGCAAAAAACAAAATCACCAAAATGGAAGAACCAGATTATTCTGCTACACCGTGGTTATCTAGAATAGGAAAACCTATAAACCAAGTTTGGGGCTATGTTGCAGAACGCTTGTTTGTAGATCAAGCCGAGGTAAATAACTCCCCTGAGCAAACCTTTGGCGAATATTCGGGAGGTGACATTAAGTATAGAGATATAAATGGCGATGGTAAAATCTCAGCCTTAGACCGTGTGCCTATTGGAAATCCAACAGTGCCTGAAATGACTTACGGTTTAGGTTTATCTGCAGGATATAAAAATTTTGATGTATCTTGTTTCTTCCAAGGCTCGGGTAATTCATCCTTTTGGGTTAACCCATACAACACCGCACCATTTGTTGGAGAACGCCAATTGTTAAAGGCGTGGGCCGATGATTACTGGTCTGAAACCAATAGAAACATTTATGCGAAATGGCCAAGACTTTCTGATACTTATGTGCAGAATAACAACCAAACCAATACTTGGTTTATGCAAGACGGTGCCTTTTTAAGGTTAAAACAAGCTGAAATCGGATATAGTTTGTCTGATAAGTTGATAACGAAACTTAAAATGGAAAAAGTAAGATTTTATGTAAGCGGTACTAATTTACTTGTGTTAAGCAAGTTTAAATTGTGGGATCCTGAATTAGCTGGTAATGGATTAAATTACCCTAATCAGCGCGTGTTTAACTTAGGTGTAAATCTTTCATTTTAA
- a CDS encoding DUF5000 domain-containing lipoprotein → MKKLFKLVIVPMMLVLFACDEEQHGPLVSDGTNPQAVENVQVTPIYGGLSISYDLPNDSDLLYVKAVYTNSKGETAEVKTSAYDNKIEILGFGDTTEKTVELYSVDRSENTSEPIAVSAAPLTPPVFLVQATMDITADFGGARFSWINESKTPITIELLTTNDTTGELETVETIYTEQAESRSSIRGYESVPRLFAALIRDRYDNFSDTIYANTPDKLLTPLFEERLDKTKFNKIVLNNDDNWDAWEGDYWNCFDDDPASIVHTQGDHPRPSIMTVDLGAVVTLSRFNVLQRSPEIARHFAFTHGNPKTYTVYGAKELPGQDGNLDDWILLKECESIKPSGSPLGTNTDEDMDHFDRGDEYTFDDPIEIRYFRFAVHSTWDGAGYINFSEMTFWGNVVE, encoded by the coding sequence ATGAAGAAATTATTCAAATTAGTAATAGTACCAATGATGTTGGTGTTATTTGCATGCGACGAAGAGCAACATGGCCCTCTAGTTTCAGATGGAACCAATCCACAAGCCGTAGAGAATGTTCAAGTTACACCTATTTATGGTGGGCTTAGCATAAGCTATGATTTACCAAACGATAGCGATTTACTATATGTAAAAGCGGTGTATACGAATTCTAAAGGTGAAACTGCAGAAGTAAAAACCTCTGCTTATGATAATAAAATTGAAATCTTAGGATTTGGTGATACCACAGAAAAAACTGTTGAGCTATATTCTGTAGATAGGTCAGAGAATACCTCAGAGCCTATTGCGGTTTCAGCAGCACCACTAACTCCTCCAGTGTTTCTTGTTCAAGCAACCATGGATATTACCGCAGATTTTGGCGGTGCTAGATTTTCTTGGATAAACGAATCAAAAACACCTATAACCATAGAGTTGTTAACAACAAACGACACAACCGGCGAATTGGAAACTGTAGAAACGATATATACCGAACAAGCGGAATCAAGATCATCTATTAGAGGTTACGAATCTGTACCAAGATTGTTCGCTGCGTTAATTAGAGATAGATACGATAATTTTTCCGATACGATTTACGCAAATACCCCAGATAAGTTGCTAACGCCATTATTTGAAGAGCGATTAGACAAAACTAAATTTAATAAAATCGTTTTAAATAACGATGATAACTGGGATGCTTGGGAAGGCGATTATTGGAATTGTTTTGATGATGATCCCGCTAGTATTGTACATACCCAAGGAGATCATCCGCGACCAAGTATTATGACGGTCGATTTAGGAGCCGTGGTTACCTTAAGCCGATTTAACGTATTACAAAGAAGCCCAGAAATCGCAAGACACTTTGCATTTACGCACGGAAATCCTAAAACCTATACGGTATATGGTGCGAAAGAATTACCTGGTCAAGATGGTAATTTGGATGATTGGATATTATTAAAAGAATGTGAATCCATTAAACCTTCTGGTTCTCCACTTGGAACGAACACAGACGAAGATATGGATCACTTCGACCGAGGAGACGAATACACGTTTGATGACCCTATTGAAATTCGTTATTTCCGTTTTGCAGTACATTCTACATGGGATGGTGCTGGTTATATAAATTTTTCAGAAATGACTTTCTGGGGTAACGTTGTAGAATAA
- a CDS encoding Gfo/Idh/MocA family protein, with the protein MNSRRKFVKQTTLAGAGITMLPNLSFGLQKGTSNQKLKLAFIGVGLRGTNHLNNALQRKDIEITAICDIDSNRIKIALDNISKAGFVKPQVFGNSDYDYRNLLELKNIDAVIISTPWLWHTRMAVDSMKAGKYTGLEVSAANTLEECWDLVNTHEETGSHLMILENVNYRRDVLAVLNMVKQNVFGELLHFRCGYQHDLRGVKLNDGKTAYGKGVEFGEKGISESAWRTQHSLLRNADVYPTHGLGPIAVMADVNRGNRFVSLTSHATKAIGLNKYIVENGGKDHPNAKLKWKQGDVITSTIETSNGETIIVTHDVNSPQPYSLGFKVKGSQGVTDFDYHTQRIHVEGITKGHGWEDMDAWFEKYDHPLWKKYGDSATEAGHGGIDFFVLNAFVESAKENIAPPMDAYDAAAWSAVTPLSELSIENNGEPQDFPDFTRGNWIKRKPYNWIKDTY; encoded by the coding sequence ATGAATTCAAGACGAAAATTTGTTAAGCAAACAACTTTGGCTGGGGCTGGTATAACCATGCTGCCAAATCTGTCTTTCGGATTGCAAAAAGGAACATCAAACCAAAAGCTTAAACTCGCTTTTATTGGTGTAGGGTTAAGGGGCACAAACCACCTTAATAATGCTTTGCAGAGAAAGGATATTGAAATTACAGCCATTTGCGATATAGATTCCAATCGCATTAAAATTGCTTTGGACAACATAAGTAAGGCGGGATTTGTTAAACCTCAGGTTTTCGGGAACTCAGACTACGATTATCGTAACTTATTGGAATTAAAAAACATCGATGCCGTTATAATCTCCACACCTTGGTTGTGGCACACAAGAATGGCGGTCGACTCTATGAAGGCTGGAAAATACACTGGTTTAGAAGTGTCGGCAGCAAATACTTTAGAGGAGTGTTGGGATTTGGTAAATACCCACGAAGAAACCGGATCGCATTTAATGATTCTTGAAAATGTAAACTACCGAAGAGATGTGTTGGCCGTATTAAACATGGTAAAGCAAAATGTTTTTGGCGAGCTGCTGCATTTTAGATGTGGTTACCAGCACGATTTAAGGGGCGTAAAGCTTAATGACGGAAAAACCGCTTATGGTAAAGGTGTTGAATTTGGTGAAAAAGGAATTTCAGAATCGGCTTGGAGAACACAACATTCGTTATTGCGAAATGCCGACGTGTATCCAACACACGGGTTGGGGCCTATAGCGGTTATGGCTGATGTAAATAGAGGAAACCGGTTTGTGTCTTTAACATCTCATGCTACAAAAGCTATTGGCTTAAACAAATATATTGTAGAAAACGGGGGGAAAGACCACCCCAATGCCAAATTAAAATGGAAACAGGGCGATGTAATTACCTCAACCATCGAAACCTCCAATGGAGAAACCATTATCGTTACCCATGATGTTAATTCTCCACAACCTTACTCTTTGGGGTTTAAGGTTAAGGGATCGCAAGGAGTAACAGATTTCGATTATCACACACAACGAATTCATGTAGAAGGCATTACCAAAGGACATGGTTGGGAAGACATGGATGCTTGGTTTGAAAAATACGACCATCCACTTTGGAAAAAATACGGAGATAGTGCAACCGAAGCCGGTCATGGCGGTATAGACTTTTTTGTTTTAAATGCTTTTGTAGAATCTGCCAAAGAAAACATAGCGCCACCAATGGATGCCTATGATGCCGCAGCTTGGAGCGCTGTAACACCATTATCAGAACTGTCAATAGAAAACAATGGCGAGCCACAAGATTTTCCAGATTTCACCCGAGGCAATTGGATAAAGCGAAAGCCGTATAACTGGATAAAGGATACCTATTAA
- a CDS encoding RagB/SusD family nutrient uptake outer membrane protein, with protein MKKNIYITIVLLASMFHSCERDYLNVVPDNVATIDNAFSNRFNAQKFLFTLYSALPAPGSTSNPALNGADEIWYPETERNRAGVRIAQGFQSATSPSYNLWGDNGLYEGIRNCNIFLSRIDGVQGLQEYEKTIWKAEAKVLKAYYHFYLARMYGPIVISDELVAVSESLDNVNTSRNTIDEVFTYVVDLLNEALVDLPLTLQNDSEELGRITQPIAAAIKARVLITYASPLFNGNSVYSGFLNHDGEPFFPQAYAPEKWENAATAAKEAIDLCHDAGFRLFQKEDYVNRSGNPITSDITLLKAGLRSRMTEKWNFEIVWGHTGSTSGIEFESMPRLYNYLTNPVASRHAPTLRVAEMYYSKNGVPIEEDVNYDYANRYKLRSSLEADKYHVEEGQRTAILNFDRETRFYADLAFDRGVWYGNGANDESDPWYVHARGGEFASVFEISQYSVTGYWPKKLVAIPTQVNNGTSLSTTRYAFPIIRLADLYLYYAEALNETKSAPDAQVYEYIDLVRERAGLGTVVDSWSAFSNNPTKPTTQNGMREIIQQERMIEMAFEGTRFWDLRRWKLAKEHMSKPIKGWNVLEEEADDYYTVRTLYNPSYSEKDYLWPIPENETIKDPDLIQNPGW; from the coding sequence ATGAAAAAAAATATATATATAACAATAGTTCTTTTAGCAAGTATGTTTCACTCTTGCGAAAGAGATTATTTAAATGTAGTGCCCGATAATGTGGCAACTATAGACAATGCCTTTTCAAACAGGTTTAATGCCCAAAAGTTTTTGTTTACGCTTTATTCGGCATTACCAGCACCAGGTAGTACAAGTAACCCTGCCTTAAATGGTGCCGACGAAATTTGGTATCCAGAAACCGAGAGAAACAGAGCGGGCGTAAGAATTGCACAAGGTTTTCAAAGTGCTACCAGCCCAAGTTACAACCTTTGGGGCGATAATGGATTGTATGAAGGGATAAGAAACTGTAATATTTTCTTAAGCAGAATTGATGGCGTTCAAGGCCTCCAAGAATATGAGAAAACAATTTGGAAAGCAGAGGCTAAAGTACTAAAGGCGTATTATCACTTTTATTTGGCAAGAATGTACGGCCCCATAGTAATCAGTGATGAGTTAGTTGCCGTATCCGAATCTTTAGATAATGTAAATACCAGTAGAAATACCATAGATGAGGTGTTTACTTATGTGGTTGATTTACTTAACGAAGCTTTAGTAGACCTACCTCTTACCTTACAAAATGATAGTGAGGAATTAGGAAGAATAACACAGCCTATTGCAGCAGCAATTAAAGCACGGGTTTTAATTACTTACGCGAGCCCATTGTTTAATGGAAATTCAGTATACAGTGGCTTTTTGAATCATGATGGCGAACCATTTTTTCCTCAAGCCTATGCTCCAGAGAAATGGGAGAATGCAGCAACTGCAGCTAAAGAGGCGATAGATTTATGCCACGATGCAGGCTTCCGATTATTTCAAAAAGAAGATTATGTTAACAGATCAGGTAATCCTATTACATCGGATATAACACTGCTTAAAGCAGGATTAAGAAGTAGAATGACCGAAAAATGGAACTTTGAGATAGTTTGGGGTCATACAGGGTCTACCTCGGGGATAGAGTTTGAATCAATGCCTCGTTTGTATAATTATTTAACAAACCCGGTTGCTTCTAGACATGCGCCTACATTGCGTGTTGCAGAGATGTATTATTCAAAAAATGGAGTACCTATAGAAGAGGATGTTAATTATGATTACGCCAACAGGTATAAGTTGAGAAGTTCTTTAGAAGCCGATAAATACCATGTGGAAGAAGGACAAAGAACAGCTATCTTAAATTTTGATAGAGAAACCCGTTTTTATGCCGATTTAGCCTTCGATAGAGGGGTTTGGTATGGTAACGGCGCTAACGATGAAAGCGACCCATGGTATGTACATGCCAGAGGTGGTGAGTTTGCCTCGGTATTTGAAATATCTCAATATTCTGTAACAGGGTATTGGCCTAAAAAATTGGTGGCTATTCCTACTCAAGTTAATAACGGAACCTCTTTAAGTACAACACGCTATGCGTTTCCAATTATTCGTTTAGCCGATTTATACTTATATTATGCTGAAGCTTTAAATGAAACCAAATCGGCTCCCGATGCACAGGTATACGAGTATATCGATTTGGTGCGCGAAAGAGCAGGCTTAGGTACTGTGGTAGACAGTTGGTCGGCTTTTTCAAACAACCCTACGAAGCCAACAACCCAAAATGGTATGAGAGAGATCATTCAACAAGAAAGAATGATTGAAATGGCTTTTGAAGGTACAAGGTTCTGGGATTTAAGACGGTGGAAGTTAGCTAAAGAACACATGAGTAAGCCTATTAAAGGTTGGAATGTTTTAGAAGAAGAAGCTGATGATTATTACACGGTTCGTACCTTATATAACCCATCGTATTCTGAGAAAGATTATTTATGGCCCATACCGGAAAACGAAACAATTAAGGATCCTGATTTAATCCAAAACCCAGGATGGTAA